The nucleotide sequence caCAGGAAAGGGCTGGGCAAGGAATGtctgtcccaggcagctgcactCCCCGTTTGCCTGGCTCACTGTTTCCTGTTGTTGGAGCTTTAAAAGCAGTGCCTGTAGGTGAGGATTATAAACTGCTCCTCTGTGGGAGATGGGGATGCAGTGCCTTGAGGTCAGAAGTGGAAATGGCAGCAGTTGGTTGGCAGCTATCTCATTCCACCCTGCAACAGCATTCAAAATTCAAACCTCTGGGGGAAAGGAATTCTTTTCTGAGCAGCCTTCTTCCCTTCTGGGTAAAAGTTCATGTTTTGAATCATTTGAAGCCTGAGAATGGAAGACTGTTAGTCAGATCTGCCTGCCACATAATAAAACTAATACCTTGCATCTTCAGAATCAACAGAAAAACCTTAAAGAAGCAGCCAGAGAATGGGGAACAGTGTGGCCTTCAAAAGAAGGGCCAGTGAAAACCTGTGTTTCTGCAAGTACCAATATAATCTGCATACAATCACTTTGGAATTGTGCCACTTAGATAGTGAGGCTGGAGCATCAGGTCTTCAGACAGCTGGGAGAGGTGCtgaggagcaggggaaggaaaatgagtgaaaaaaaatgtcaccagaaATGAGTAAGAAGTGAATCTGTTAAAATGATTTAAGGGGTAAAAATGTGTGGTTCAAGAGCCTGATGAAATAGCTTTATCAAAACCTAACACTTACAGAAAGAGCTGTCAAGGAAAAACTTCTCAGCATCtgctttgggaagaaaaaacaaaacaaaagcccaAATCCACAATAAAACAGAGATTGTGTTCAGGAATGGATTGAAAACATGTCTTTTATAGGACATAATTTGTGGTACAGTAACGTGCTTGAGGTAGACAAATACTGGTTAATCAAgaatttccttcctttctctgtTAAGTTAATCATGATGTTAAGAAAATCTTGCTTGTTCAGTAAGCAGTAAAATCTCTTTTCAGTACATTTGGTGTGTGCAAGTGAAGTTCATCTGTTTCAGGTCATTAGCACTGCATTAGCACAGCATGGCAACTGGTGTTTAAACACCAGCTAATTAATGTTCAGTGTAAACACAGTGTGCTAAAGAGCTATCCAAACCCATGAAGTTCTAGCTGGTACAAAATGCCACAGTGAAAATGCCATTGGGGGGGGAGAATTGCTAATCTTTTTCTCCCACTTTCATAGATTATTAATAAATGGTTAAGGCtgaacagcagaaaagaaagggTCAAACTGATGCCAGCAGCATTGTGTGCAAGGAGGATTTTGTCGTTATATTTGTGGGTTTTGAtgttagtttgttttttctttccttagtgTATAGTGTTGTGATGGCTCAGTGACCTGGAAAATGTGTAGGGTTTTTGTACTTTCAGATTTTGGTGTGTTAGTTTTGCAGTTTCACAGCTGGGCCAAAATATTAAACATGTGTGATAGCTGATGGCCCAGCACTGTGGAAATGAGGTTGGACACATATCTTGTCCAGtagtattttttccccctctccaaAATAAATTTGGGTATGTTTGTCCAACAACTCTGGTAATTTGCAGTCTGACCCATGTGAAATGGAGCCATGTCTATGGTGGACAGCAGACACAAGCATGGATTCTGTCTGCTGGTGGTTCCCAGGTGTGCTAATCCAGCTGGGAAATGAGAGACCAAATTTCTTACCAACATTAGCACTCACCAAGTTATACATACAGGTGACTGAAAAGTGTACATGTAAACTTCAGGTAACTGAGGGTTCTTAATATTTGAGTAAATAACTACTTGATCCACAGATGTAGTAAGAAAGGTAGCAACCTGCTGAGCCCCAGGTGGGCTGGAGGCACATCCCCATCACTGAAAGGAGCTCTCTGTTAATGCTGGGAATGGGCCAAATGGATTTTGGGGAGGACAGAAGAAAACATCCATTATAAAAGCTGAAGTCAGAAGTGATCTTTAGAAAGAATTTCTGTCTCCTAAGCAGTCATCAGAGCAAGGGTGAGATGTCAAGTGGAAGCTTGACCAGGGTCTGAATGTTTCTTTTGGTCCTTTGAACCCAAAGTGGCTCACTGTCATATGCAACAGAAACGagacttaaaaaaaccaaacaaccaaaccctgaaaatgaaatttctgaAGGCTTTGCCTGAAGCAGGTTAATATCCAGCTCCTTCTGTACAGCATGCTTGGGAAGTTCATAATTGCTGGAAGAAGTAAGGAATTGTCAACAATTTAGGAGCCATAAAATGGACAACTATAGTGCGTAGGAAGTTGTGTACAGATACTCGCTCTGAATAAGCTGTGTAGCAAAGATCTGCTGTTTTAAAACGTTTAACCCTGCTTAGTTTAGTGACAGGTTAAAAAATGTTTACATGAGCAGCTCTGCTAGGAAGTAGAAAGGGCTACAGCCTTGAGTAGGATGATGATGCCGAGCAGGTGGCACTGGCTTGCAGGATAATACAATCTGATATCACAACTGTTTGTGAAGTGCAATTTCTTCACTGCCACATAATCATTCTTCTGAACTGCTCTTTAAACGTCAGCAAAGGCCTCGCATTAATTCAGCTTGACAGTTTGATTACAGCATTTTAACAGCTTCTGAAAAATAATTCGGTTACTGAAGTGGTAAACTCGCTGCCTTGGCAGTGGAGATAAAGTGCTGCCTCCCAGCTGGAGAGGCAGAGCTAATCCTGTAATTCCTGGTCCATCTCTGTCGGTGGTCACCAGTGCTTTGGATTAAATGCATGTTATTTCCTCTCCATGTAAATATATGCTAAATTCCCTTTCATGGGTCAATAAAATGCTTAAATAATGTGCTCCCCACACAATGACCTTTACATATTTCTGACCTTGCTTTGAGTTTCAAATTGTCTTTATTTATAAGGTATAAAGCATTAAGTATTGCATGTAGAAGGGACTGCGAGTTAGGAGTGAAGAATTTCAGTGTGTTGGGGTGGGATGGCGCTCTGGAACTCTGAGGTACATCTGGCAGGGAAAATAGAAGGGTGGTGCTTCAGAGATGAACTGTAATTTCAGTGCACTTGAGGATAAATTTAACAGCCTGGTGTGTTTTAATATTGCCATTTTGTGGTATGTGGAAGTATGTTAAGTGGCACACAGCAACCTAGATCTGTGATTTTCAGCACAGGCATCTCCTGCTTCTTTTTTGTTGGTGTGAATTggcttgggattttttcctgagTAAAATTGTGTTTGACTTAATGCTTGAAAATAAGGGTATTTGAAGCAGGGCAAAATGCATTTAATGTGGTGATATGTTTTCTTCCCAGACTCTGACGCATCTCTGGAACCTGCAATGACAAGTCGGAACAGTAGCCATGCAGACAAAACTGGTGAAATGTCCTCAAAGCAGTCAACACCAAAAGTGCAGGTCCAACGATCTGTCTCCCGAGAAACCATCACAATTCATTTCTCTGCAtttgggaaggaggaagaagaggaggaagaggagttTAAAGAGTTTCTTGATGAGGAACTAGATGACCAAAGCATTGTAACAGCACTTGAAGCCAAGGAAGACCTCTGCTTTGAGCATACCGGCCATGACCTTTTTGGTCCAGCTACCTCGCTTAACGTGGCCAACTCTGCATTACCGCTGTCCTCACCGCCTGCagtcctgccagctgcagaaacTGTAAAGCTGTTGGATTCTCCTTCCCCATCCCAAGTACTCAGTGCAGTGCCACCAGTCCTGTCTCCATCGTCACACTCATGTCACACATTCGGCTCATCAGGTGCAGCAGCACCACCTGTGGAACAGAAATCCAGTCTGTCTTCCCCGTCCTCATCCCCTTCCAGATCAGTCGCCTGCTCTAGTGGATCATCCACAGTTTCTAGTTCAAAGCCTTTTAAGGGGTTAGTCAAGTCCTTTTCAACAGAAGTGGAACCAAAAGAACCCACCCCACCGATGCGACATAGACACTTAATGAAAACCTTGGTGAAATCTCTGTCTACAGACACTTCTAAGCAGGAGTCTGAAGCTGTGTCTTACAGGCCACCTGACTCGAAACTGAACTTGCATCTGTTCAAACAGTTCACTCAACCTCGAGCTACAGGTGGTGATTCTAAAACTGCCCCCTCCTCTCCATTAACATCCCCCTCCGACACTCGTTCCTTTTTTAAAGTACCTGAAATGGAGGCTAAAATTGAAGATACGAAGAGACGCCTTTCTGAGGTAATCTATGAGCCTCTTCAGCTGCTCAGCAAAATAATGGGTGATGAAAGTAGTAGCCACAGGCCCAAAGCCTTATCTTCAAGTGCTTCAGAACTCTCAAACCTTTCCAGTTTGAATGGCCATTTGGAAAGCAATAACAACTACAGCATTAAGGAGGAGGAGTGTGATTCTGAAGGGGATTTCTCTGGGGGTGACTTGAGCCTGACTACAAGCGATCAGTCAAGAGGGGCAGAAGAACATACGAAAGAGATGGAGACTAAAAGCTCTCAGTCTGCAAGCACAAAGGATGTGGGGTCAAAACCTTCACTTGTACTTGAAAAATGTTTGTTGTCTGCACTAGTGAGCAGGGAGGATGAGGAGTTTTGTGAACTGTATTCCGAAGACTTTTTCTTGCTAGAGGAAGAAAGCAAAACTGATAAACCTGCTGAAACTGTGGTGGAACCTGAGATGACTGAGGAAACTGTTACTATGCTCAGTAGTGAAGATGAAAATAATCTGGATGTGCAACAGTCTGAAATACCAGTGAAAACTTTATACTTATTAATACTGTTAGTCTATGCTTACCTTATTATCCCTCTCCCTAGCTATTTAAGTGGACTTTTACTTGGAATGGCCCTTGGATTTATGGTAGCTGTCTGTGTGATTTGGCTTCTTATTCCACGTACTCATGAGTATCTCAAATTGCATAAAAGCATGAAAAAGCGATGGAATACAGGAGCTCTAGACATCAAAGAACCTGAAATACTGAAGGTGAGGTTCTggcattttgtgtgtgtgtctgtgtgcattATTTTGGGTAGAAGGAATAAACTAGATTTATCCTGAGGGTGTAAATGAGCTGAAATATCCCCATTTGTAAATAGTTTTTTAGGGTCAACTGACTTTGGCAGGGGCACAAATGGTTTAGTATCCAAGAATATGTAAGACTGCAGTGTCTTTAGGGATTAGtagaaaatggaatttcttcAAAAGTGAAAGGACAAATGGCTTTGGTGATAGGTTTGAAATGATCCAGCTGAAATACTGAGAGCAAGTAGTGTCAAAGTTGAGTGTGTAAAATAACATTTGTGCTTGAAGCTGTGTCTTGGGAGAAGTATTTtgtttttgggatattttgctGTCTAGGCAGTAATTTGTTTGTCTGCTCTGTTCATAAGCAGAGACAAAAGCATTGTGTTCTAGTGGAGCATAGAGAGTTGGAGAGCATATGGGTCGTCCTCAAACATGAGCTAATTGAAATGTGAGGAGAAATTATGGTTCAGCAAAATGGGTCTGAGAGCTGGGTTTTGAATGAAAGTTTGTCCTACCTGCTCTCTGCCCTCCACTAGTTGTGGAGATATTGGAAGTTTGCTGTCACTTTGTGTGTCACCTTGCTGCCTGTCCAGCTGTGATCCACCCAACTCCTCTGTTCCTTCAGTGCTTCTGTGCTGCCCTCCTAATCTCCATCTGTGATGAATTAATATTTTCCCAATTTCAGAATTCTAAGCAATAAAAACATCTACTGGTTTCTGATGTGCGGCAGAAGCATTTCTGAGTGCTGGTGGTATAACCTTCACTTGATATCACCTGCTGATGAGAGTatctgtggaggcattttttgTATTTGTGTAAATATTAAATTGAGCTGTTTGAAGGTGCATCCCCAATTGTAGCAGCACAAAGGTTTAATGGATTTAAATTCAGATGGGTATATACTGTAGAATCTATAATGTATTGATGGCCAATTTCATGTGTCTTTAGGTAACTGAAAAGTTAGAAAAACAGAATATAAAACTCTACTTTTGTTGCATAACAGTGGTAATTGCATGTCTAGCCCTTATTCTACCTTGGTGTTCCCTTTTTTTTGTGAATGATACGAGTTGTGGTTATAGTGAATTCAGACTGAACACTCCTGTCTGCCCAACTGAATTACCTGCTACTCCCACGTGCAAATGTTAGGCTGTCTCTGTGTTAGGCTATTTCTGAGATGTCAGCTTTTGCTCAGAAAcctttaaattatattttagtgcttttatTGAGAAGTTACATCTTATGAAAATGGCTGTAGGCAAGAAATGAACAGCGCAGAGAAGTCTGCATAAATGTAGATTAATGGGTTTTATGACCTGATGAATGTTTCTTTTGTTCATAACACACAAAGTAATTGTCTTTAATATGTAAATGCTTCAGGAGTTTACAATTCAGCTCTGCCCACGTTGTAGTGGAACATAATGTAATATGATTTAGCAGATTGCAAGTTATTATTCCCACTTCATACAACTATGTTCTGTTTACATCTGTCAAAATGAGTACTGGACAGCTTAGATTCTCTCAAAAGGCAGCTAAAGACTTAATCTGTAACAAAACTCAGGGGAATATAGGAAAATCAAACTTGATGCTCTTGCATAAAGATGTTCTTTCCAGAACTTGTTGGTCTGGTATTCTGGCCTGGACTGCTGCTGTGCAATTATGATAAATGCTCTAAGATCCCTTCATATGGGGCTCACAGGGTTGGGATTCTGCCAAGCTGCTGTCAAGTTATTTTTGTACAAGTATGTGTGCATCCTCCCCCATGTAAACATTGTTTGAGAGGTTTGCATTTCCTAGGTTTCGAAAACTAGTGCAAAATTCCCCTCAGCAATTGCTGAAATACTTGAACAGATTATTGTCTCCCACAAAACTGTTCTTGGCAGTGGGAAAAAGTAAATGACTCTTGTGCTGGTAAGTGTTTCTGTAGGTGTCTGTACTTCAGTCAAATGTCCTTGGTACTGGGGGGAAACATCCCCCCAGCCAGAAAATGCACAAACCCCCTGAATCTTCATTGCATGTTTTTGTATCTGCCTATTCCCTTAGTTTTCAGTTCTCTGGCTCCCTTTTTatcttttggggattttttgggttttttctctgcccacattttttccttctttaatcCATTAGTCTTTTCTAACTTCCTTCTTGGCCTTTCAGCTCTGCGTTCTCTTGTGTTGTGCTGACTGATATGAAAGGTTTTAAGTAACAGCTAAAATGGAAATTATATATTTACCCTTTCCATTAGAAAGAACTTTTAGGAGAACGCagtggcagtgcctgctggAGAAATGGAGGCTTTGAGCCCCAGCTGTACAGAAAGAGGAGGCTTTTAATCAGTGTGCTATTCCTGAGAACCATCCAAGGGATTTCACGTTTGACAGTGGCCTCTGGCAGATAAATGTTTCTTCTAGTTAAGGTGGTGGTTGTTTCTCCTGCCTTAGACCTTTTTTGTGTCTTTGGATTCCCTGTGAAAGAAGCTCAAAAAATGCATtatattttcccctcatttaTGAAGCAAAATACTATTGAGGTATTATAAAATAGTGGTAACAAGAGGGATAGTAATACAAGTGCATGATTTGAGTGATCAACAGTCTTGAAAAAATTTTGGTGCTAAAACAGTTGataatataatttaataaataatgGCTATTAACCAGTTCATATGACTGAGAAACTTTAGAGACAGTTTTAATCCTGATTTGGGCTTGTATTGTGAAAATGGCATTTGCTGATtcttttatttatgtatttgaaAGTATCATAAGTaatgattttaatttatttttacccACAGGCCAGGTTTGTTCCCCCAGCCCTCTGGATCCTTCATAAGGATCTTTTGCAGTTCTCCCTATCCTCCCCTCTCAGGTTGTAACACACCTGAGACCTTAAATAAGTAACACGAGAAAGTTGGTACCTACAAGGCCTGACTGTGCAGTTCTTGCATGAATTATTCTATTGAACTGcagtttaataaaatatttggagCCCAGAGTcaggaaaggaaaaccaaacTGAGGGGGacttttaaagctgtttttgtCGTGTCCCATGAGCTGGGTGCTCCCGGGCGGAGCAGGGGCAGAGccatgggctggagctgtggcctgggctggcagagccctgggctggagctgcggcctgggctggcagagccctgggctggagctgtggcctgggctggcagagccctgggctggagctgtggcctgggctggcagagccctgggctggagctgtggcctgggctggcagagccatgggctggagctgtggcctgggctggagctgtgggctggagctgtggcctgggctggcagagccctgggctggagccgtggcctgggctggcagagccctgggctggcagagccctgggctggagctgtggcctgggctggcagagccatggtgctgcccagccccaggagcagctccgtgTTCAGGGCGCTCTCCAGCCTCATGGCCAGGCACATTCTGCTGGGAGCGTGGAGCAACTGCTGGCCTTTAGAAATGGAGATCACAGGATCAGTGTAAAtggccagcagctgcacccTGGCATATGACTATGGTCATTGTCCTCCCAGAATTACtaaatttcttattttaacaACTTTGCTGGAACAGAGGAGACCTATCCTACAGTCGCTCCTCTCCTACACAAGGAAGTCCATTGTTGCTTCAGTAGTTTGGGAGAATTTATCTGTTGCTAGCACGTTATGGTAACACAATTTCCCTGTTTGGGTGCATTGCAAAACTGTTTCCGTGGGCTGTGAATCTTTTGTTCCAATTTGGTTTTGCAAAAAGAGAGGCAGAGGTAATTCTGCTGAAATTGTTCTTAAAGTGCAGGAACTTTGGAATGACTTTAGGGGCTTCTTGGATAAACTTCTCAGTGTTTTTTAAGCTAGTTTACAGAACTGAAGATCACTGAAGTGAGAAGGCAGGTGGTGTTGTTTCCTCCTTTAACACTGTTAGATAAAATTTCTGTGGCTGCCACATGTTTTCAATTTCATTAATAGAGGGAAGAATGGCCATTTAGTGAAGCTGACATTTTACTGTCAGCTATGCAGTGTATCTCTGTAACAAATAACATGAACATCTGAGTGCAAAGAAGAAACTTCATCCttagaaattagaaaaataaattttatgttCAAGGAGGGTTTGCAGTAATGTGCTGTCTCTTTCATCCCTCCTGTTGTctgaaaataaaaccccaaatactTAAACCTGAGCTTGGTTCTCCAGTTGCTGATAACCTGGTGGTTGTGCTGTGTTTGCACTTCTGTTGGGTTATGGGTGAGCAGGGGAGGCACTACAGGGTGTGAGAATTGTGTGTTTGGCAGACTGTACAGCTAATCCATTTGTTTGAACTGGAAGGCCTGAACACATGGTAGATATCAGAAAACCAGGAGGGATTTTTACTTACTTTGGCACAGGGAAGTCAGGATTTTGATGGGTAAGTCATGTGTTGTTTTCATCACAGCTCCGTCTCAAGCAGGCAGTTAAAGGAATGTCAGGTGCAGTCTGACCTTCCTTCCTGGGTACCACATGTACCCACAAGTTTCCAACCTTTCTACTGGAAATAGAAAGCTTATTAGACTTAGAGAAAGGGCTCCTGTGACTAAGCTTCCTATAATGACCCACTCTCCAAGCAGCCCTTGCTCTGTGCCAGCTGGTGTTGGCTGAACGGCCTTCCAGGAGAAGGCAAGAAACTTCTGAGGCAGCAAATTCCCATCTGTATGTTtgcctggctgcaggctccagaCTTTGTCTGAGCTAGAAATAGCTTGGAGATCTGATGGGGGCAGGTGGGAGTAGCTCCAGAGATCTGTGGGCCATATGGATATTCCAGTTCCCGCACACCGTGGCTTTGGGCAGCTCATGTGATGTTCTTGTGCTTCAGTAAGTCCAGCTGGAGTTCCTGGCTGAAAATTAATTGCTGTCTGCTCAAAGATGTCTTGGCTAAATAATTTCTAGGAAGGAGATGGGATGTGCCTCAACCCTGCTGTGCAGTTTGATGGCTTATAGAAAATTCTTCCTCGTGCATTATATTTCCTATACGGGAGTTGTGTATAACACgctgtaaggaaaaaaacagccaTAAAGCTTCTTCAACGAGTATGTCCTGGTATAGGCATTTCTATTAATAAAAGACATAATCTGCTTTGGAGCTGAGCAAAGATGAATGACTTAATCTTTCCTGAACATAAAAGAAATGCTAATTTATCTAGTTTTTTTCAGGGTTTGTAGTGGAAATGGAGCTAGATGTTGGAGTAAGCAAAACAGATATCACTGTTACTATGGCACCTAAGAAAGTGTATGCTGTCTACTGTGGGAAATTATGTGGCACTGAAACTGAAGGAAATTagcataaaagaaaaattttacatTTCTGTGTGTAGGTGGAACTTCTTTAATAAGTTGAAATCTTGCAGtaatttttgggatgttttgcaTAAAGTAGTTATGACTTTTTGTTTTGAGAAATACTGGGGTGCTTATTCAGCTCTCCCCACTTCCCCACACTGTCGTCATGCAGGTGTTTGCAAAGTTGCCATTTGCCTTTCTGCTCCCCTTCACTTTCTGTTGACATTGATGAATACTGAGTATGCTGAATTCAAGGTTCTGATGTGCAGATAAAAACAATGATCAAAGAATGTTGCATGGCGGGTTAAGAGAAGGAAAACTTCTCCTTGAATGAGTATTCTGCCTACCTTCAACCCCATTTATCATCTCTATTTCTGTAGTCAGATGTTGGAGAAGAGAAGCAATACCACCCCCATGATCAGAGTCAGCACTTAGAGGCTTGTTACAGCAGGACTGGctggtttgttttgtgtttcttttacaGCACACaaattaattgaatttaatCCACATGTATGACTCCTGTGTTGTAGCTGGGCAGTTACACAACATGTTAAATGATCTCAAACTGTGATGGTGCATGAAAGCAAACTCCATTGTGGTCTTCCACTGAGTCCTTGATTGTGGTGATTCCAGTGTCAGTGCTGTCTGTGAGCAGACGGGCTGTTTGCTCTGCCTAGGCTCTGGGTGATTGAAGTGTCTGAGCTTGCTTTGCtgctcagccctcctgccctgtggcTCTTTGGGCATCCTGTGTCTGCAGATCCCACCGTGGCTCCTGGGTGGGTGAGCACCCTGTGCCACACAGACAAAGTGCCGGAGTCAGAAAAAACACAAGACTTAAGATCTCATCCTCATCTCCTGCTCTGTTGGTTTGGTGCTACCTTGTTTAGGGCATTTATTGCCTTGTTCTGTTTGTGCACTAAGTGAAATAACTTTGGCAGAAAGTTGGATAATAATTTAAAGTTTTTAGGTACATGCTGTACTTGGTTTTCCAGCAGCTTAAAAGCCTGTTAACAGTGTCTTCTTCTCTAGGGATGGATGAATGAAATTTATAATTATGATCCAGAAACATACCATGCTACGTTGACTCACTCTGTCTATGTGCGACTTGAAGGCAGCACCCTACGACTTTCAAAAcccaataaaaatatttctaggaGAGCTGTGTACAATGAGCCAAAGCCTGAAGTCACATATGTCAGTCAAAAAATTTATGAACTAACAGACAGCAAGGTGAGTGTCTTACTTATATAtgattttaacaaaaaatacttCGCAAATTCTTTTTGActctggttttttttcactcctCTATTTTCACGTTCTGTCATTATTTAAACAAAACTGTTGTCGTGACTAACTTGCAAAAGATTGTGCTGGGGAGGAAGATTGAGCAGGATTTGGAAGAAAGTACATATTTACACAGTAAGGGAAAGGCATTTTTTCCTCTGGCAGTAGAGAGCAGAGTTAACTCATGGGAGCTCTGAGACTCGTTCCCGATGCATGAGATGACTGTTCTGAAGGTTACACCAAAATGCCTCATCTTTGGTGGTTGTCTCTACCCCAAGGCAGCTGAGACAACATTTCTGTTTCACTCGAAGAGGGAATGTACATCACATGTGAATGTGAAGGAGAGTGAGAGGTGTCGGGAACGTGACCTGCTCCAGGTACCCCCAGTCTGGGGAaggaaatggggatttttgCAGTTGGAAGAGTGCATCAACAATAATGCTAGGACAGTTTTCCTACATGTTGTTTGCCTCCCTCAAATATGTCAAGAGTTGCCACGTGAAGTTGATTCCATTGGTATTGTTTTAAACAATGCATCAATACCTAATTATGAAgggaatggatttttttaatgtgctgcATCAGTCGAGGGCTGTGGCAGTACAGATGTAGGAGGCAACAACCACACTTCACTTGActggaagagagagggagagagggaccAAGGCAACAGTGAGGAAAATCTCCCTCCCTTGCTGTGAGTCTGTATGGGAAAGGAGTGTGctgtcagctctgccttccattAAAGGAAGAagtgaaaagattaaaaaaaatgagattCCTGCCTTTTGCAGATTTGTTTTCCCATCATGAAGACAAGCAGAGCTATCATGTGAGAGCACTTGACTGATGGTGGTTCCCTGTGGTATCTTAGAAAAATTTCCAGTGCTTCCCCCCACCTAGCCCAAATTGATTACGGAAGGGCCAAGTGCCCTGACTGCAATAAACAAAGGATGCCTACTCTTCAAGGGACTTGCCCACAGTTTTTGGGGAACACTGCTGAGTACAGACCCCCCACATAAGAatttttaactctttttttaaaaccacTCCTCTAATCACTTGCACTGTCTTTATTTGATATAAATATACTGAGTTTAGAATGTAATTATCTGCAAATCAGTCTTATAGCTTGACTTTTATGTATTTGATGTGTCTGTCACCAATTTCCAACA is from Passer domesticus isolate bPasDom1 chromosome 20, bPasDom1.hap1, whole genome shotgun sequence and encodes:
- the TEX2 gene encoding testis-expressed protein 2; the encoded protein is MTSRNSSHADKTGEMSSKQSTPKVQVQRSVSRETITIHFSAFGKEEEEEEEEFKEFLDEELDDQSIVTALEAKEDLCFEHTGHDLFGPATSLNVANSALPLSSPPAVLPAAETVKLLDSPSPSQVLSAVPPVLSPSSHSCHTFGSSGAAAPPVEQKSSLSSPSSSPSRSVACSSGSSTVSSSKPFKGLVKSFSTEVEPKEPTPPMRHRHLMKTLVKSLSTDTSKQESEAVSYRPPDSKLNLHLFKQFTQPRATGGDSKTAPSSPLTSPSDTRSFFKVPEMEAKIEDTKRRLSEVIYEPLQLLSKIMGDESSSHRPKALSSSASELSNLSSLNGHLESNNNYSIKEEECDSEGDFSGGDLSLTTSDQSRGAEEHTKEMETKSSQSASTKDVGSKPSLVLEKCLLSALVSREDEEFCELYSEDFFLLEEESKTDKPAETVVEPEMTEETVTMLSSEDENNLDVQQSEIPVKTLYLLILLVYAYLIIPLPSYLSGLLLGMALGFMVAVCVIWLLIPRTHEYLKLHKSMKKRWNTGALDIKEPEILKGWMNEIYNYDPETYHATLTHSVYVRLEGSTLRLSKPNKNISRRAVYNEPKPEVTYVSQKIYELTDSKISLVPKSLARKRIWNKKYPICIELAKQDDFMAKAQPEKETAEEKPAEKGDSNNEESKKPQDGAKSTCQKDQVLYLFGRTGREKEEWFRRFLLASKLKSEVKKQPSGSKPGVLPAHSRADSQSGVLTHSRSSSKGSAEEITSQPKHKDLAGNVRQKMLLDYNIYMAKCVPQEKKSPSGSPVLSADSSPTAVKKLSDASVEAEEEEQEAWVNALLGRIFWDFLGEKYWSDLVSKKIQMKLSKIKLPYFMNELTLTELDMGIAVPKILQAFKPSIDHRGLWVDLEMSYNGSFLMTLETKMNLTKLGKEPLGEAFKVGEIGREGFRPRAYCLADSDEESSSAGSSEEDDAPELAGEKQVTPGAEGYVGGHRTSKIMRIVDKITKSKYFQKATETEFIKKKIEEVSNTPLLLTVEVQECRGTLVINIPPPPTDRIWYGFRRPPYLELKARPKLGEREVTLVHVTDWIARKLEQEFQKIFVMPNMDDVYIPLMHSAMDPRSSTCPPQDLSTEASDQP